One part of the Xylanimonas allomyrinae genome encodes these proteins:
- a CDS encoding glycoside hydrolase family 13 protein, whose product MTPVHAPFPTDEWWRTAVIYQIYPRSFADGNGDGIGDLPGITARLDHLAALGVDAVWLSPFYRSPQRDAGYDVADYRDVDPLFGTLADADALIARAHELGMRVVVDLVPNHTSSEHAWFRAALAAAPGSPERARYLFRDGRGEHGELPPNNWTSVFGGQAWTRVQEPSGQPGQWYLHLFDSSQPDLDWSNPEVRAELEDVLRFWLRRGVDGFRVDVAHGLVKADGLPDWAGHVAMVDGTDAGAPEDGSTPATESGPMFDQDGVHEIYRSWRAVLDEFDADGERRSRALVAEAWVEPLTRLARYVRDDEMQQAFNFSFLTSHWDAAAYRAVITASLEALDAVGAPATWVLSNHDVVRHASRFGLAVPGARPNGVFATDPQPDEALGLRRARAATLFMLALPGSAYLYQGEELGLPEHTTLPDDVREDPAYFRTQHAEAGRDGCRVPLPWAAGEPAFGFSPTGSSWLPQPAQWSTYAADAQTGVAGSTLELYREALRLRRERALGGNGLAWLDGHDADVVSFRSVATDGRDVVVLANLGSAPASLPTGAEVLLASADLPDDGMLPADVTVWLSA is encoded by the coding sequence ATGACGCCCGTCCACGCGCCGTTCCCGACCGACGAGTGGTGGCGCACCGCCGTCATCTACCAGATCTACCCGCGCTCGTTCGCCGACGGCAACGGCGACGGCATCGGCGACCTTCCTGGCATCACGGCGCGCCTCGACCACCTGGCGGCACTGGGCGTCGACGCCGTCTGGCTCAGCCCCTTCTACCGCTCGCCGCAGCGCGACGCCGGCTACGACGTCGCCGACTACCGCGACGTGGACCCGCTGTTCGGCACGCTCGCCGACGCCGACGCGCTCATCGCGCGCGCGCACGAGCTCGGGATGCGCGTCGTCGTCGACCTCGTGCCCAACCACACGTCGTCCGAGCACGCCTGGTTCCGGGCCGCGCTCGCGGCCGCCCCCGGGTCGCCCGAGCGCGCGCGCTACCTGTTCCGCGACGGGCGCGGCGAACACGGCGAGCTGCCGCCCAACAACTGGACGTCGGTCTTCGGCGGGCAGGCATGGACGCGCGTCCAGGAACCGTCCGGACAGCCCGGGCAGTGGTACCTGCACCTGTTCGACTCCTCGCAACCCGACCTCGACTGGTCGAACCCCGAGGTGCGTGCCGAGCTGGAGGACGTGCTGCGGTTCTGGCTGCGCCGCGGCGTCGACGGCTTCCGCGTCGACGTCGCGCACGGTCTGGTCAAGGCCGACGGCCTGCCCGACTGGGCCGGCCACGTCGCGATGGTCGACGGCACCGATGCGGGCGCGCCCGAGGACGGGTCCACACCCGCGACCGAGAGCGGACCCATGTTCGACCAGGACGGCGTCCACGAGATCTACCGTTCGTGGCGCGCGGTGCTCGACGAGTTCGACGCCGACGGCGAACGCCGCTCGCGAGCCCTCGTCGCCGAGGCGTGGGTCGAGCCGCTGACGCGCCTGGCGCGCTACGTGCGCGACGACGAGATGCAGCAGGCGTTCAACTTCTCGTTCCTCACGTCGCACTGGGACGCCGCCGCCTACCGCGCCGTCATCACCGCGTCGCTCGAGGCGCTCGACGCCGTCGGTGCGCCCGCCACGTGGGTGCTGTCCAACCACGACGTGGTGCGGCACGCGTCGCGGTTCGGACTGGCGGTGCCCGGCGCGCGCCCCAACGGCGTGTTCGCGACCGACCCCCAGCCCGACGAGGCGCTCGGCCTGCGCCGAGCCCGGGCCGCGACGTTGTTCATGCTCGCGCTCCCGGGGTCCGCGTACCTCTACCAGGGCGAAGAGCTGGGCCTTCCCGAGCACACCACGCTTCCCGACGACGTCCGCGAGGACCCGGCGTACTTCCGCACGCAGCACGCCGAGGCGGGCCGCGACGGGTGCCGGGTCCCCCTGCCGTGGGCGGCCGGTGAGCCGGCGTTCGGGTTCTCCCCCACCGGGAGCTCCTGGCTGCCGCAGCCGGCCCAGTGGTCGACCTACGCCGCGGACGCCCAGACGGGTGTCGCGGGATCGACGCTCGAGCTCTACCGCGAGGCGTTGCGCCTGCGCCGCGAGCGCGCGCTGGGCGGCAACGGGCTGGCGTGGCTCGACGGGCACGATGCCGACGTCGTCTCGTTCCGCAGCGTCGCCACGGACGGACGCGACGTCGTCGTGCTGGCCAACCTGGGCTCGGCTCCGGCGTCCCTGCCTACCGGAGCCGAGGTGCTGCTGGCGTCGGCCGACCTCCCTGACGACGGGATGCTTCCCGCCGACGTCACGGTCTGGCTTTCCGCCTGA
- a CDS encoding class C sortase: MGVLTVASVGIGILLYPSAARWFAARAHDEQVTGYVEEVRQLPLPQKQAALTSAREYNQSLPGVPLGDPYRFPPGMDRTAAGVATYLDQLGLTPVLGRVRIPVIGVDLPIYHGTSEQTLSLGVGHLFGSSLPVGGEGTHAVLTGHSGLVDATMFDGLHDLKIGDRFTIVVLDEVLTYQVDQILTVEPSDTEPLRPTPGKDYVTLVTCTPIGVNSHRLLVRGIRVPTTAKDASTTTVPGTGQSAGFPWWALGMLAAPSAAAVGMRAPKATRHRTDRRRTVRRRTRRGPRRPVRHGRRHAVRRVPRAARRTVGTTRRRRRG, from the coding sequence GTGGGCGTCCTCACCGTCGCGAGCGTCGGCATCGGGATCCTGCTGTACCCCAGCGCGGCACGCTGGTTCGCGGCCCGCGCCCACGACGAGCAGGTGACCGGCTACGTCGAGGAAGTCCGCCAGCTCCCGCTCCCCCAGAAGCAGGCGGCGCTCACGAGCGCACGCGAGTACAACCAGAGCCTCCCCGGCGTCCCGCTCGGTGACCCGTACCGGTTCCCGCCGGGCATGGACCGCACCGCGGCCGGCGTCGCCACGTACCTCGACCAGCTCGGCCTGACACCGGTCCTCGGCCGCGTCAGGATCCCCGTCATCGGGGTGGATCTGCCGATCTACCACGGCACCTCCGAGCAGACGCTCTCGCTCGGCGTCGGTCACCTGTTCGGGTCGTCGTTGCCCGTCGGCGGCGAAGGCACGCACGCCGTCCTGACGGGGCACTCGGGGCTCGTCGACGCCACGATGTTCGACGGCCTGCACGACCTGAAGATCGGCGATCGCTTCACCATCGTCGTCCTCGACGAGGTCCTCACCTACCAGGTCGACCAGATTCTCACCGTCGAGCCCAGCGACACCGAGCCGCTCCGGCCCACCCCGGGCAAGGACTACGTCACCCTCGTCACCTGCACGCCCATCGGCGTGAACTCCCATCGGCTGCTCGTGCGCGGCATCCGCGTCCCGACCACGGCGAAGGACGCCTCCACCACGACCGTTCCCGGGACGGGTCAGAGCGCAGGGTTCCCCTGGTGGGCGCTCGGGATGCTCGCCGCTCCCTCGGCGGCCGCCGTCGGCATGCGCGCCCCGAAGGCCACACGGCACCGCACCGATCGGCGCCGCACCGTCCGGCGCCGCACGCGACGCGGACCGCGCCGTCCGGTCAGGCACGGTCGCCGTCACGCGGTCCGGCGCGTCCCCCGCGCGGCTCGGCGCACGGTCGGCACGACCCGCCGACGACGGCGCGGCTGA
- a CDS encoding helix-turn-helix transcriptional regulator, which translates to MLDPQIAATTATEQEWPQGPLLPQPTPSTLEADLPLGVRTILRISGVSGLARIGGTAHTPAERTAFRLTLAVSRLDRVDIGHTRHTAVIVPRQGDNFGHAYRAVRMLFVVEGEVTVSAGGRTVRIGPGGGALLHGWDEYVYESTSDVSRVHVDLAADEPPFAAALRDVPALVWGQDTPVLRAAGAALAEVVRRDTGEARAVERDALRRLVQAILLSVLAAPPRGGVPAPARQRHRTQVLAYIAEHHASNDLTLLSVAEGLGMSKRSLQRLFESEAMGVAEHIAAARLEHALALLRDPYIDLPMEEVAALSGFGSVPRMRRAVRLATGMCPSDVRERSAAGVRVAAGAARG; encoded by the coding sequence GTGCTCGACCCTCAGATCGCCGCCACGACGGCCACCGAACAGGAATGGCCGCAGGGTCCGCTGCTCCCGCAGCCCACGCCGTCGACCCTTGAGGCCGACCTCCCTCTCGGCGTCCGGACGATCCTGCGGATCAGCGGCGTCTCGGGGCTCGCGCGCATCGGTGGCACGGCGCACACGCCTGCCGAGCGGACGGCGTTCCGGTTGACGCTCGCGGTCTCGCGGCTCGACAGGGTCGACATCGGGCACACGCGACACACCGCCGTGATCGTGCCCCGGCAGGGCGACAACTTCGGTCATGCGTATCGCGCGGTGCGGATGCTCTTCGTGGTGGAGGGCGAGGTCACGGTGAGCGCGGGTGGCCGAACCGTGCGGATCGGACCCGGCGGCGGTGCTCTGCTGCACGGCTGGGACGAGTACGTGTACGAGAGCACGAGCGATGTGAGCCGGGTCCACGTCGACCTCGCGGCCGACGAGCCGCCCTTCGCCGCCGCGCTGCGTGACGTTCCCGCCCTCGTGTGGGGGCAGGACACGCCGGTGCTGCGGGCCGCGGGAGCGGCCCTCGCCGAGGTGGTGCGGCGTGACACGGGTGAGGCTCGCGCAGTGGAGCGCGACGCCCTGCGCCGCCTCGTGCAAGCCATCCTGCTCTCGGTGCTGGCGGCGCCGCCGCGGGGCGGTGTTCCCGCGCCCGCGCGCCAGCGGCACCGGACTCAGGTGCTTGCCTACATCGCCGAGCACCACGCCTCGAACGACCTCACGCTGCTCTCCGTCGCCGAGGGCCTCGGGATGTCGAAGCGGTCGCTGCAGCGACTCTTCGAGTCGGAGGCGATGGGCGTCGCCGAGCACATTGCCGCGGCCCGGCTCGAGCATGCGCTCGCGCTGCTGCGCGACCCGTACATCGACCTTCCGATGGAGGAGGTCGCCGCGTTGTCGGGCTTCGGGTCCGTTCCCCGGATGCGCAGGGCGGTGCGCCTGGCCACGGGGATGTGCCCGTCCGATGTTCGGGAGCGGTCCGCGGCTGGTGTCCGCGTCGCGGCAGGCGCCGCGCGCGGCTGA
- a CDS encoding Ig-like domain-containing protein produces the protein MRPRTPTPRRGRGYARRALCSAAAALALVALATGPVIPASAAAEIPNAITSIQVVPSTPSPGDEIRLDLTWAVPDTAREGDTFSLTLPGLLTQITSEFDLRDDDNNLVAYATVTQGTVTFTLTDFVNTQHNVHGSAYFWAGISWEATPGQTITLEYGVGSTVITVGEATGGDPGPVEPTLTKGGWWWGLKPNGEEEWGVEGDYIGYAITTPPGPFEKIEIVDNLGDGQEYVCDAQLAPEVLLWDVDENGGLTNGREKAATIACSADALTVMFTDVPEGTLAVLNYKVRVTDKSLKKYTNGATVTIDSREEETSAEVVRKGAGGSGTGETPDTPTVTVVKSASPASGTTVTKGQVVTYSLAFDHTGTGPADVDFTDDLTDVLDDATFVRIENAGGLTVSGPTDGRLSITGSLAADTTVVYSVQVKPDGRGDNVLRNAVFKGDTPEGPGTEHPVRYLYVQKTDGTNPLGGGVQFALRAELDGEPGPIVALDAVDETGLFVTGAIEPGTYLLEEQRAPDGYQLLATPVRFHVAADGAITLDDAEADGGRVTVSTHGDGMNVLSVADVKAPALPLTGGSGPLAYWLCGSALVAAATSLAVRRRTHPAAPSISAEARR, from the coding sequence ATGAGGCCCAGAACCCCCACACCGAGGAGAGGGCGCGGGTACGCCCGTCGAGCCCTGTGCTCCGCGGCCGCGGCTCTTGCGCTCGTGGCGCTCGCCACCGGACCGGTCATCCCCGCCTCGGCCGCCGCGGAGATCCCCAACGCGATCACATCGATCCAGGTCGTGCCGTCCACACCCAGTCCGGGCGATGAGATCCGGCTCGACCTGACGTGGGCGGTGCCCGACACCGCGCGGGAAGGCGACACCTTCTCACTGACGCTCCCGGGTCTCCTCACGCAGATCACGTCGGAGTTCGACCTGAGGGACGACGACAACAACCTCGTCGCGTACGCAACGGTGACGCAGGGCACCGTCACCTTCACCCTCACCGACTTCGTCAACACGCAACACAACGTGCATGGTTCCGCCTACTTCTGGGCGGGGATCTCCTGGGAGGCGACCCCCGGACAGACGATCACCCTCGAGTACGGCGTCGGGTCCACTGTGATCACCGTGGGCGAGGCAACGGGCGGCGACCCAGGACCGGTCGAGCCCACGCTCACCAAGGGAGGCTGGTGGTGGGGACTGAAGCCCAACGGCGAAGAGGAATGGGGCGTCGAGGGCGATTACATCGGCTACGCCATCACGACACCACCCGGACCGTTCGAAAAGATCGAGATCGTCGACAACCTCGGAGACGGGCAGGAGTACGTCTGCGACGCCCAGCTAGCCCCTGAGGTTCTGCTCTGGGATGTCGACGAGAACGGCGGACTGACCAACGGGAGAGAGAAGGCCGCGACGATCGCCTGCTCTGCGGACGCGCTGACCGTCATGTTCACGGATGTCCCGGAGGGCACGCTCGCAGTGCTGAACTACAAGGTGCGTGTCACGGACAAGAGTCTCAAGAAATACACCAACGGCGCCACGGTGACCATCGATTCGCGGGAGGAAGAAACCTCGGCGGAGGTCGTCCGGAAGGGTGCCGGCGGCTCCGGCACAGGCGAGACGCCTGACACGCCGACGGTCACCGTCGTCAAGTCCGCCAGCCCAGCGAGCGGCACCACCGTGACCAAGGGTCAGGTCGTGACCTACTCCCTCGCGTTCGACCACACCGGCACCGGGCCGGCGGACGTGGACTTCACGGACGACCTGACAGATGTGCTCGACGACGCGACGTTCGTGCGGATCGAGAACGCCGGCGGCCTGACCGTGAGCGGCCCGACCGACGGACGCCTGAGCATCACGGGCTCGCTCGCCGCTGACACGACCGTCGTCTACTCGGTCCAGGTCAAGCCCGACGGTCGCGGAGACAACGTGCTGCGCAATGCCGTCTTCAAGGGCGACACGCCTGAGGGCCCCGGTACCGAGCACCCCGTGCGCTACCTGTACGTCCAGAAGACCGACGGGACGAATCCCCTCGGCGGTGGTGTTCAGTTCGCGCTGCGGGCCGAGCTGGACGGCGAGCCGGGGCCGATCGTCGCGCTCGACGCCGTCGACGAGACCGGCCTGTTCGTCACCGGCGCGATCGAGCCCGGCACCTACCTCCTCGAGGAGCAGCGCGCGCCCGACGGGTACCAGCTCCTGGCCACCCCCGTGCGGTTCCACGTCGCCGCCGACGGTGCGATCACGCTGGACGACGCCGAGGCAGACGGCGGACGCGTCACCGTGTCCACCCACGGGGACGGCATGAACGTGCTGTCGGTCGCCGACGTCAAGGCACCCGCGCTGCCGCTGACGGGCGGCTCCGGACCGCTCGCGTACTGGCTGTGCGGAAGCGCCCTCGTCGCCGCGGCCACGTCCCTCGCGGTCCGTCGCCGCACACACCCGGCGGCGCCTTCGATCTCGGCGGAGGCACGTCGATGA
- a CDS encoding response regulator transcription factor, with product MIRLLLADDQALVRGALAALLDLEADLEVVAQVGRGDEVVEAARASGADVALLDVEMPGLDGIGAAAALRAQVPGCRALIVTTFGRPGYLRRALDAGASGFVVKDTPAEELADAVRRVHAGLRVVDPELAVQTLTAGESPLTGRERELLRLAESGATVAQIASTAFLSEGTVRNYLSAAIGKTGARTRAEAVRLARDNGWL from the coding sequence GTGATCCGCCTGCTCCTGGCCGACGATCAGGCGCTCGTCCGCGGCGCCCTCGCCGCGTTGCTCGACCTGGAGGCCGACCTGGAGGTGGTCGCCCAGGTGGGGCGCGGCGACGAGGTGGTGGAGGCCGCCCGCGCCTCGGGCGCCGACGTCGCCCTGCTCGACGTCGAGATGCCCGGCCTCGACGGCATCGGTGCGGCTGCGGCGCTGCGGGCCCAGGTCCCGGGGTGTCGCGCGCTCATCGTCACGACGTTCGGACGGCCCGGCTACCTCCGCCGCGCGCTCGATGCCGGAGCATCCGGCTTCGTGGTCAAGGACACGCCCGCCGAGGAACTGGCCGACGCGGTGCGGCGGGTCCACGCGGGACTGCGCGTCGTCGACCCGGAGCTCGCCGTCCAGACGCTCACGGCGGGGGAGTCACCGCTCACCGGCCGCGAGCGTGAGCTGCTGCGCCTCGCGGAGAGCGGTGCGACGGTCGCGCAGATCGCGAGCACGGCGTTCCTCTCCGAGGGGACGGTGCGCAACTACCTCTCGGCGGCCATCGGGAAGACAGGTGCGCGCACCCGGGCCGAGGCCGTGCGTCTCGCACGTGACAACGGCTGGCTTTAG
- a CDS encoding LPXTG cell wall anchor domain-containing protein, producing MTGGTGTVVLSAAGALLLAGAVLLVVRHRRREVVED from the coding sequence CTGACAGGTGGCACCGGCACCGTCGTCCTCAGCGCGGCCGGCGCGCTCCTGCTCGCGGGAGCCGTGCTCCTCGTCGTCCGGCACCGCCGCCGTGAGGTCGTCGAGGACTGA
- a CDS encoding class C sortase: MSRAVVAAVACLGVAVLLYPSAADWYATRAHAAEVTDYVERVHDVPGPERTRLLASAREYNSRLPGVPLGDPPTTSAGDARDPDVAAYLDQLATTQTMARLRIPAIDADLPVYHGTDEQTLARGVGHLYGSSLPVGGPGTHAVLTGHAGLVGTTVFDRLHELTRGDHFTITVQDEVLTYEVDQILTVEPDDTDALRPTPGRDQVTLVTCTPIGVNSHRLLVRGERVPTVPQAPETVAAMVAAGTGFPWWTLGVLAVPAAYGVGTLLPRSRRRKPCPTQGDGVSPR; encoded by the coding sequence GTGAGCCGCGCCGTCGTCGCGGCCGTGGCCTGCCTCGGGGTGGCGGTCCTGCTGTACCCCTCCGCGGCCGACTGGTATGCCACACGAGCGCACGCCGCAGAGGTCACCGACTATGTCGAGCGGGTACACGACGTCCCCGGCCCCGAACGGACACGGCTCCTGGCCAGCGCGCGTGAGTACAACTCACGCCTCCCGGGCGTCCCGCTCGGCGATCCGCCCACGACGTCCGCCGGGGACGCCCGCGACCCCGATGTGGCGGCGTACCTCGACCAGCTCGCCACGACACAGACCATGGCCCGCCTGCGGATCCCCGCGATCGACGCCGACCTGCCCGTCTACCACGGCACGGACGAGCAGACGCTCGCCCGCGGCGTCGGGCACCTGTACGGGTCGTCGCTCCCCGTCGGCGGTCCCGGCACGCATGCCGTGCTCACCGGCCACGCCGGCCTGGTCGGCACCACGGTCTTCGACCGCCTCCACGAGCTCACCCGTGGCGACCACTTCACGATCACCGTCCAGGACGAGGTGCTCACCTACGAGGTCGACCAGATCCTCACGGTCGAGCCGGACGACACCGACGCGCTGAGGCCCACGCCCGGCCGCGACCAGGTCACGCTCGTGACCTGCACGCCCATCGGCGTGAACTCGCACCGTCTGCTGGTCCGCGGCGAGCGCGTGCCCACCGTGCCGCAGGCGCCGGAGACGGTGGCCGCCATGGTCGCCGCGGGGACCGGATTCCCCTGGTGGACGCTGGGTGTGCTCGCCGTCCCCGCCGCCTACGGCGTCGGCACGCTGCTCCCTCGCTCGCGCCGCCGCAAGCCATGCCCGACGCAGGGCGACGGCGTCAGCCCCCGCTGA
- the dusB gene encoding tRNA dihydrouridine synthase DusB, which translates to MTSFATAALSRVLPPLQLGSLTVDTPVVLAPMAGVTNRAFRTLCREAGASTGHHPGVYVAEMVTSRALVERNSEALRIVTFGDDEVPRSAQVYGVDPATVGAAVRIIVSEDRADHVDLNFGCPVPKVTRKGGGGALPWKRQLFTDIVRAAVEAARPYGVPVTIKMREGIDDEHLTYLEAGTIAEGLGVAAVALHARTVAQHYSGQARWTSIARLKEAVTTVPVLGNGDIWSADDALRMVRETGADGVVVGRGCQGRPWLFADLAAAFHGETVRVRPTLRQVAETIYRHGELMIDYYRDGDTAEHAADAEGKGMRDLRKHMAWYLKGYAVGGEARRALALVSTRAELRERLDALGDAPYPGEAAEGQRGRAGTPKTPHLPYGWLDSRELDATWEAKLREAELSVSGG; encoded by the coding sequence ATGACCTCCTTCGCCACCGCGGCGCTCTCGCGCGTCCTGCCGCCCTTGCAGCTCGGGTCGCTCACGGTGGACACGCCGGTCGTGCTGGCCCCGATGGCCGGCGTGACGAACCGCGCGTTCCGCACCCTGTGCCGAGAGGCCGGGGCGTCCACCGGGCACCACCCGGGCGTGTACGTCGCCGAGATGGTGACGTCGCGTGCGCTCGTCGAACGCAACAGCGAAGCGCTGCGCATCGTGACGTTCGGTGACGACGAGGTGCCGCGATCGGCGCAGGTCTACGGCGTCGACCCTGCGACCGTCGGCGCGGCCGTACGGATCATCGTGAGCGAGGACCGCGCCGACCACGTCGACCTCAACTTCGGTTGCCCCGTGCCCAAGGTGACACGCAAGGGCGGTGGCGGCGCGTTGCCATGGAAGCGGCAGCTCTTCACCGACATCGTGCGGGCGGCCGTCGAGGCGGCGCGACCGTACGGGGTGCCCGTGACGATCAAGATGCGGGAGGGCATCGACGACGAGCACCTGACGTACCTGGAGGCGGGCACGATCGCGGAGGGCTTGGGGGTGGCGGCCGTCGCGCTGCACGCGCGCACGGTCGCGCAGCACTACTCGGGTCAGGCTCGCTGGACGTCGATCGCCCGCCTCAAGGAGGCCGTCACCACGGTGCCCGTGCTCGGCAACGGCGACATCTGGTCGGCCGACGACGCACTGCGCATGGTGCGCGAGACCGGGGCGGACGGCGTCGTCGTCGGGCGCGGCTGCCAGGGTCGCCCGTGGCTGTTCGCCGACCTCGCCGCGGCGTTCCACGGCGAGACGGTGCGCGTGCGGCCCACCCTGCGCCAGGTGGCCGAGACCATCTACCGGCACGGCGAGCTCATGATCGACTACTACCGCGACGGCGACACTGCCGAGCACGCGGCCGACGCCGAGGGCAAGGGCATGCGTGACCTGCGCAAGCACATGGCCTGGTATCTGAAGGGGTACGCCGTCGGTGGCGAGGCACGGCGCGCGCTCGCACTGGTCTCGACGCGTGCCGAGCTGCGCGAGCGCCTCGACGCGCTCGGCGACGCACCCTATCCGGGAGAGGCCGCCGAGGGTCAGCGCGGCCGGGCGGGCACACCCAAGACGCCGCACCTGCCCTACGGCTGGCTCGACAGCCGCGAGTTGGACGCCACGTGGGAGGCGAAGCTGCGCGAGGCCGAGCTGAGCGTCAGCGGGGGCTGA
- a CDS encoding SpaH/EbpB family LPXTG-anchored major pilin, with the protein MRTTPSRRVLRTVGAALVAMLATAGLASTAQAADDLPVIPDGATGSITIHKFAYPDALPNVPNDGMQHPEITGLTPLDAGFTVRKVGGYDLTKNADWLRLKSLTPDNASQGSLGPELTAGTTSGVVTFANLSVGVYLITETTYPQGAAPAAPFLVTVPMTDPTTDARWVYDIHVYPKNVVSTATKTVADATAATFKNPVVWTILGDIPDVDPIDGYKIVDKLDSALTYKDVTVSLTGTGTPALTTDDYTAVYDQSTHTVTVTFEDTGLATIANRSTEQVKVVIETEANKTGEIPNTAIVYPNKPSFDITPGQPGGPIETPVVETKWGSVSIKKVAQGGQSGLAGAEFALYLSQADAQAGKDAIATDVSDVTTGLVTFTGLRYSGWADGKAVGVGDPGYRTYWLAETKAPDGFELLAQPIEVVVSDDDQEFEYTVENVPSRAGFTLPLTGGLGTATLMIAGVLLVSGSFLVGVRNRRARTATA; encoded by the coding sequence GTGAGAACCACACCCTCCCGCCGTGTCCTTCGCACCGTGGGCGCCGCGCTCGTCGCGATGCTCGCGACAGCGGGCCTCGCGAGCACCGCGCAGGCGGCCGACGACCTACCCGTGATCCCCGACGGTGCCACGGGCTCGATCACGATCCACAAGTTCGCGTACCCCGACGCTCTCCCGAACGTGCCGAACGACGGGATGCAGCACCCCGAGATCACGGGGCTCACACCGCTTGACGCAGGCTTCACGGTCCGCAAGGTCGGAGGCTACGACCTCACCAAGAACGCCGACTGGCTCAGGCTGAAGTCGCTCACCCCGGACAACGCGAGCCAGGGCAGCCTGGGGCCCGAGCTGACGGCCGGCACGACGTCCGGTGTCGTCACGTTTGCCAACCTGTCCGTCGGCGTCTACCTGATCACCGAGACGACCTATCCCCAGGGAGCCGCTCCGGCGGCACCGTTCCTGGTCACCGTGCCGATGACGGACCCCACGACGGACGCGAGGTGGGTCTACGACATTCACGTCTACCCCAAGAACGTGGTGTCCACGGCCACCAAGACCGTCGCGGACGCGACGGCCGCCACGTTCAAAAACCCCGTGGTATGGACGATCCTCGGCGACATCCCCGACGTCGACCCGATCGACGGCTACAAGATCGTCGACAAGCTCGACTCCGCGCTGACCTATAAGGACGTCACGGTCTCGCTGACCGGAACCGGCACACCCGCGCTCACGACCGACGACTACACGGCCGTCTACGACCAGAGCACGCACACCGTCACCGTGACCTTCGAAGACACGGGCCTGGCGACGATCGCCAACCGTTCCACCGAGCAGGTCAAGGTCGTCATCGAAACCGAGGCCAACAAGACCGGTGAGATCCCGAACACGGCGATCGTCTACCCGAACAAGCCTTCGTTCGACATCACCCCTGGCCAGCCGGGTGGACCCATCGAAACCCCTGTGGTGGAGACCAAGTGGGGAAGCGTCTCGATCAAGAAGGTCGCGCAGGGTGGTCAGTCCGGCCTCGCCGGAGCCGAGTTCGCGCTCTACCTCAGCCAGGCGGACGCACAGGCGGGGAAGGACGCCATCGCCACCGACGTCTCCGACGTCACGACAGGGCTCGTCACCTTCACCGGGCTTCGCTACTCCGGCTGGGCCGACGGCAAGGCGGTCGGCGTCGGCGACCCGGGCTACCGGACCTACTGGCTCGCCGAGACCAAGGCGCCGGACGGTTTCGAGCTCCTCGCCCAGCCGATCGAAGTCGTGGTGAGCGACGACGACCAGGAGTTCGAGTACACGGTGGAGAACGTGCCGAGCCGAGCAGGCTTCACCCTCCCGCTGACCGGCGGCCTCGGCACCGCGACCCTCATGATCGCGGGCGTCCTGCTCGTCTCGGGCTCCTTCCTCGTGGGTGTCCGCAACCGCCGCGCCCGCACGGCGACGGCCTGA
- a CDS encoding helix-turn-helix domain-containing protein: MGVSGLASFGATAPTAADKARFSMTIAMTRFGSLDVCFSQHTAFVVPRPGDNFGRSHRTVRLLIILEGEASLSAGGRTVRLGPGGGALLRGWEDYVYESDTDVRRVHVDVPADDSPFAAVLRDTPAMVWPANVPMLRVAGAALTEVVRCDESGIGAASRDALRRVAQSAFLSVVGSPPGCDELAPTRQRQRSLVLAHIAERSAAPELTPASIAADLGISRRSLQRLFEEDGVGVAEHITQSRLERALALLREPMLADVSMEEIAVRAGFGTVPRMRRAVRGATGMSPTLVREQSLLARGALAGSAA, translated from the coding sequence GTGGGGGTGTCGGGTCTCGCGAGCTTCGGGGCGACCGCGCCCACCGCCGCCGACAAGGCGCGATTCAGCATGACGATCGCCATGACGCGGTTCGGTTCGCTGGACGTGTGCTTCTCTCAGCACACGGCGTTCGTCGTCCCCCGCCCGGGCGACAACTTCGGCCGCTCGCACCGCACCGTCCGTCTGCTCATCATTCTCGAAGGGGAGGCGAGCCTGAGCGCCGGGGGACGGACCGTACGCCTGGGACCAGGCGGCGGAGCCTTGCTGCGCGGCTGGGAGGACTACGTGTACGAGAGCGACACGGACGTCCGCCGCGTCCACGTCGACGTCCCCGCCGACGACTCGCCCTTCGCTGCCGTGCTGCGGGACACCCCCGCGATGGTGTGGCCTGCGAACGTCCCCATGCTTCGCGTCGCCGGCGCCGCCCTCACCGAGGTGGTGCGGTGCGACGAGAGCGGTATCGGCGCCGCAAGCCGTGACGCGCTGCGACGGGTCGCGCAGTCGGCGTTCCTGTCGGTCGTCGGCTCGCCTCCGGGCTGCGACGAACTGGCTCCGACCCGTCAGCGCCAGCGCTCGCTGGTGCTCGCCCACATCGCGGAGCGCAGCGCTGCACCTGAGCTCACGCCCGCCTCGATCGCGGCAGACCTCGGCATCTCGAGACGCTCGCTCCAGCGCCTGTTCGAGGAGGACGGCGTGGGCGTGGCCGAGCACATCACCCAGTCCCGGCTCGAGCGGGCGCTCGCGCTGCTGCGCGAACCCATGCTCGCCGACGTGTCCATGGAGGAGATCGCCGTCCGTGCGGGCTTCGGCACCGTTCCGCGCATGCGCCGCGCGGTGCGCGGCGCGACCGGGATGAGCCCCACGCTGGTTCGCGAGCAGAGCCTGCTCGCCCGCGGGGCCCTGGCCGGTTCGGCCGCCTGA